TAGTGGTACCGTCCACCAGGTTTTCCACGGGGCCTGTGCTGGCGACTAATCCACCAAAGTTGGTCCGTCCTACCCTTCCGCTCAACTTTCCTCCGCCACGGATGGGGACCTGCTCCCCTTCATATAGCCCTATGCGTCTAGTGAAAAGGGGGGCGATGTCCGGTCTGTGAAACGTGGTTAGTCCGGCCCCGAAGTCAAAAATATCTGCACCCTCGAGAAAGAAAGTCCGTTTTTCAGGAAAGAAGAGGGGAAAACGAGTCAGATTGGTGCGGCGTGTATCCACTTCCGTCTCGCCAAAATCGGTGTTCACGGTAAGCACGGCGGTGGCGTTGGATCCAATCCGCTGAGTCACGTCCAAGCTCGGCTCTGCACCAACAACTCGACTGCCGTCCGGCTCAACCATTTGCATCTCGCCGACTAGGGAAGGTCGAACCGAAAGTCCCAAACCGCTGTCGAATGTGGGAAGATCCGTAATGAGTCCTGCCCGATTGGTCTGGGCGAAAAGGGCGTCTCTCTGAGGACTGGCCCAGCGGCTCACTTCCAGAATTCGCTGGATCCGTCGCTCCACGTTGAATCCCCAGGCATCGAGGGAGGCATCGAAAGTGAGACTCTGGACAGGAATCCGTATCTCGGCTGTCCATCCCTCAGGCGTCCGTCGAGTATTGGCCTCCCAGACCGCGTCCCAACTGGAGTTTTCTCTCGTCCCCTGACCGGCTACCAGGGCATCGTAGCGAGCACCAGCGGGATTGATGGCAAACACAAATCCCGACTGGCCATCCTGAAATGGGTCAACAATAATCTTGATGTGGTCTTCAGACCGGAGCCGACTGTCCCGGGCTTTGGAATAGCTGACGATCCCCGCCGGATTGTAGTCGTATGCCCTAATACCTATATAGAGGTTCCGAACGTCGGCCATGACCCGGATCTCGGTGGCAGCGGTGGGCGGCTCTCCTTCTATCGGCTCTATCATTGTCAGCGGACCGAGGGGCGTCCCCCGCCCCCATGAACCCTCGTCCAGAACACCGTCGATACGAACCTCTTCCTCCACACGTGCCACGATGCCACGGGGGCGTTCCTGGGCCAGTGGTCCAGTTGATGCGGAGAGCCCCGCATAGAGGGTGATCAGAAAGAGTCCAAGGCGAAGTGCCTGCGGGGGGGAGAATCTAATT
The sequence above is a segment of the Candidatus Neomarinimicrobiota bacterium genome. Coding sequences within it:
- a CDS encoding DUF5916 domain-containing protein — its product is MLKIIYLLSPGIRFSPPQALRLGLFLITLYAGLSASTGPLAQERPRGIVARVEEEVRIDGVLDEGSWGRGTPLGPLTMIEPIEGEPPTAATEIRVMADVRNLYIGIRAYDYNPAGIVSYSKARDSRLRSEDHIKIIVDPFQDGQSGFVFAINPAGARYDALVAGQGTRENSSWDAVWEANTRRTPEGWTAEIRIPVQSLTFDASLDAWGFNVERRIQRILEVSRWASPQRDALFAQTNRAGLITDLPTFDSGLGLSVRPSLVGEMQMVEPDGSRVVGAEPSLDVTQRIGSNATAVLTVNTDFGETEVDTRRTNLTRFPLFFPEKRTFFLEGADIFDFGAGLTTFHRPDIAPLFTRRIGLYEGEQVPIRGGGKLSGRVGRTNFGGLVASTGPVENLVDGTTMGTFRVKQNILEQSSTGLLATLGDPVGRTGSYTVGADLILNTSRFLKSKNLIVGGWGLATGRKDLEGDRTAYGIIVDYPNDVWDLWVSYKQIGVDFDPSLGFVPRKGVRLANLGINYRLWSPAAVIRNLYFELVPIFAWDMSGKIESYRIFTAPLNVRFESGDRFEFNIQPQGEQLPEPFEISEGVVIPVGSYDWVRYRLELDLASKRLVSGRVSWWFGPFYDGDLSQLSLRVAINLSDFINFELSGTRNDGSMPARGFVQEVLGARIRVNFSPDLQVSSLGQYQRESGEFGTNIRLRWTFHPLGDLFVVYNYNALDTMGQGWKLDSSQILVKLQYALRY